The Gemmatimonadaceae bacterium genome contains a region encoding:
- a CDS encoding DegT/DnrJ/EryC1/StrS family aminotransferase, with protein MTAAIPASQSRRQIGVGGFRTSARAKQLVNEVLDSNRLTAGPMMSRFEKEIASLHGCRYGLMCDSGTAALQIALGALKESCGWSDGDEVLVPAITFVATANVVVYNNLRPVFVDVDPKYFTLDPSQIEKRITSRTRAIIPVHIGCLPCDMSPIVEISRAHGLRIVEDSAEAMFALCDGKPVGSFGDIACFSTYAAHMITTGVGGLCISNDGDLVTIMKSLMNHGRDSIYIRIDDDEGKTGEELFRIADSRFSFVRMGHSFRCTEMEAAVGIAQLDDRHEHWACRQSLAGRMLAGLAKVSDRLQLPSARPGSDHGYMFFPLVLRRDSDNRSELIHHLEEHGVETRYLLPLINQPAYRKMFGNLDHEYPVAARLNEFAFYVGCHPEMSDADADYIVDCLESYFAARG; from the coding sequence TTGACCGCAGCGATTCCCGCCAGCCAGTCCCGCCGCCAGATCGGGGTGGGAGGATTCCGAACGAGCGCTCGCGCTAAGCAGCTGGTCAACGAGGTGCTCGACAGCAACCGCCTCACGGCCGGCCCAATGATGAGCCGGTTCGAAAAGGAAATCGCCTCGCTCCACGGCTGCCGGTACGGCCTCATGTGCGACAGCGGGACCGCCGCGCTCCAGATAGCTCTCGGCGCTCTCAAGGAGTCCTGCGGATGGAGTGACGGCGACGAGGTGCTGGTCCCCGCGATCACTTTTGTCGCTACGGCAAATGTCGTTGTCTACAACAATCTTCGACCGGTTTTCGTCGACGTCGATCCGAAATACTTCACGCTCGATCCGTCTCAGATTGAAAAGCGAATTACGTCGCGCACGAGGGCGATAATCCCGGTCCATATCGGCTGTCTCCCGTGCGACATGTCCCCCATCGTGGAGATTTCCCGCGCGCATGGTCTCCGGATTGTCGAAGATTCCGCGGAAGCGATGTTCGCGCTGTGCGACGGCAAGCCCGTTGGATCGTTTGGCGACATCGCCTGCTTCTCGACTTACGCGGCTCACATGATCACGACGGGAGTCGGCGGGCTATGCATCAGCAACGACGGCGATCTCGTGACCATCATGAAGAGTCTCATGAACCACGGGCGTGATTCGATCTACATCAGGATTGACGACGACGAGGGCAAGACAGGCGAAGAGCTTTTCAGAATCGCAGACAGTCGTTTTTCGTTTGTGAGGATGGGTCACAGCTTCCGCTGCACGGAGATGGAGGCGGCTGTGGGCATCGCCCAGCTGGACGATCGCCACGAACACTGGGCCTGCCGCCAGAGTCTCGCAGGCAGAATGCTGGCGGGACTCGCCAAGGTCTCAGACCGATTGCAGCTGCCATCGGCACGGCCAGGATCGGACCACGGCTACATGTTCTTCCCTCTCGTGCTTCGGCGCGATTCGGACAACCGTTCCGAGCTCATCCACCACCTCGAGGAGCACGGCGTAGAAACGCGATATCTTCTACCGCTCATCAACCAGCCGGCCTACCGCAAAATGTTCGGTAATCTCGACCACGAGTATCCGGTGGCCGCAAGGCTGAACGAGTTCGCCTTTTATGTCGGCTGCCATCCGGAAATGAGCGACGCCGACGCCGATTACATAGTGGACTGTCTCGAGTCCTACTTCGCCGCGAGAGGTTGA
- a CDS encoding class I SAM-dependent methyltransferase, with protein sequence MKHARERAVAAPRIFSPEYYARMRDLESMSWWNAGMRKIAARLLARAKLPANGSLLDAGCGSGQTMSWFLDAHSAWTATGIDAAPEPLASARGAHLSVQRASALELPFASRTFDLVIALDLLQHLPLDGGDQRALREFHRVLRPGGTLLIRTNAQAYPKTRDDPVFSYRRYEPDKLRGHLAAAGFEIMVLGRSNSLLGLAEIPRELRANRSGAPSYTGLLSLPTRKAGVAHFLKTTWLDLEGRAIAAGWQLPFGRTIFALCRANRAPR encoded by the coding sequence ATGAAACATGCGCGTGAGCGAGCGGTTGCCGCTCCACGAATCTTCTCTCCCGAGTACTACGCGCGAATGCGTGATCTCGAGAGCATGTCGTGGTGGAATGCGGGCATGCGGAAAATCGCGGCCCGCCTCCTCGCGAGGGCGAAGCTCCCGGCCAATGGCTCGCTTCTCGACGCAGGCTGCGGATCGGGCCAGACAATGTCGTGGTTTCTCGACGCTCACTCCGCATGGACTGCTACGGGTATTGACGCCGCTCCGGAGCCGCTGGCTTCGGCGCGCGGCGCACATCTGTCGGTACAACGGGCAAGCGCCCTCGAGCTGCCGTTCGCAAGCCGCACGTTCGACCTCGTCATCGCACTGGACCTGCTTCAGCATCTTCCGCTCGATGGCGGCGATCAGCGAGCGCTCCGGGAGTTCCATCGGGTGTTGCGGCCCGGAGGCACGCTGCTGATACGGACCAACGCTCAGGCTTATCCGAAAACTCGCGACGATCCGGTGTTCTCTTATAGAAGGTATGAACCCGACAAGCTTCGCGGTCATCTTGCTGCGGCCGGTTTTGAGATCATGGTGCTCGGCAGAAGCAATTCCTTGCTCGGGTTGGCTGAGATACCACGCGAGTTGCGCGCGAACCGCTCAGGGGCGCCCTCCTACACGGGTCTCCTCAGCTTGCCGACACGCAAGGCGGGCGTCGCTCATTTCCTCAAGACAACCTGGCTCGACCTCGAGGGTCGCGCGATAGCCGCCGGTTGGCAACTTCCCTTTGGACGAACCATCTTTGCGCTCTGTCGCGCAAACCGGGCACCGAGGTAG
- a CDS encoding Gfo/Idh/MocA family oxidoreductase, with the protein MAADRIAIIGLGEAGYEIHLPALSGIKGVTVVGACAEDPIHRARAEQKFNVPLFTDLDSMLAVGRPDVLIVATPPDTHASLCLKAIEAGIDVICEKPFVSTLDEADSVIDAARLTGRRVALNHEFREMPIFRSVLEHAGPESGEAVFFAQAWQNIYLPPGSESGWRRQMQRRTLHEAGVHLVDYLLALFGEKPIAVWASMLDGGTLDGGADALTVVALEFSDGRLAQLVQNRLSKGDTQYFEVRAESRNASYRASFGGRARLTLGLFRSTVPHLRFEYGASGIAWRETGKSRKILARNPKNPRVAATRYLLEKTLAAFRSGGPLPASAADGRAALEVIDACYSAAASGRRTPVRQDAPAASDGEAERPRAVLEQ; encoded by the coding sequence ATGGCTGCAGACCGGATAGCGATCATCGGCCTCGGCGAGGCCGGTTACGAGATACATCTGCCCGCGCTCTCCGGCATCAAGGGAGTAACCGTCGTCGGCGCGTGTGCCGAGGATCCGATCCATCGGGCTCGAGCTGAGCAGAAGTTCAACGTCCCGCTCTTTACTGATCTCGATTCGATGCTGGCTGTGGGCCGGCCCGATGTGCTCATAGTCGCGACGCCGCCGGATACGCATGCGTCGTTATGTCTCAAAGCGATCGAAGCGGGCATCGACGTGATCTGCGAGAAGCCGTTTGTCTCGACTCTGGATGAGGCGGATTCCGTGATCGATGCAGCTCGCCTCACGGGGCGGCGCGTTGCACTGAATCACGAATTCCGCGAGATGCCGATTTTCCGGTCGGTGCTCGAGCACGCCGGTCCGGAAAGCGGCGAAGCCGTGTTTTTCGCCCAGGCGTGGCAGAATATCTATCTGCCACCCGGAAGCGAGTCGGGGTGGCGCCGACAGATGCAGCGTCGCACGCTCCACGAAGCCGGAGTCCACCTCGTGGACTATCTCCTGGCGTTGTTCGGCGAGAAGCCAATCGCCGTCTGGGCCTCGATGCTCGACGGCGGGACTCTGGACGGAGGAGCGGACGCTCTTACAGTCGTCGCGCTCGAGTTTTCGGATGGCCGCCTCGCGCAGCTCGTTCAAAACCGTTTGTCGAAGGGCGACACGCAGTACTTCGAGGTTCGAGCTGAAAGTCGCAATGCCTCGTACCGCGCATCGTTCGGCGGTCGTGCGAGGTTAACCCTCGGACTCTTCCGCAGCACCGTTCCGCATTTGCGATTCGAGTACGGCGCATCCGGAATCGCCTGGCGTGAAACGGGCAAGTCGCGGAAAATACTGGCGCGGAACCCGAAAAATCCTCGCGTTGCCGCCACACGATATCTGCTCGAAAAAACTCTGGCCGCTTTTCGATCGGGCGGCCCATTGCCGGCGAGCGCCGCGGACGGACGCGCGGCGCTCGAGGTGATCGATGCGTGTTACAGTGCCGCGGCTTCCGGCCGTCGCACCCCGGTGCGACAGGATGCCCCGGCGGCTTCGGATGGCGAGGCGGAGCGACCGCGCGCCGTACTCGAACAATGA
- a CDS encoding Gfo/Idh/MocA family oxidoreductase translates to MSDGTRLRAAIVGAGLMGKWHADAVRKVGGVVAIVADKDPSRAYGFARELGVGAASTGSVGAALSGDLVDVVHICTPPSDHPAIVRSALVAGLHVICEKPLAETAATTAELHAEATERELLLCPVHQYLFQEGVMRLTRRLPQLGRLTSAAAFMSSAGSDGGDDAARDRLAMDVLPHPLSLVGRLIPGSLANTSWNVTRAQSGEMQAVGTHQGASLSIQISTHSRPPVNALRLTGERGTANLDLFHGFVSFDDVGASRFGKIIHPFAASGQTLAAASSNLLRRASRREQAFPGLRELIRRFYAAVGAKEASPIGSTESTDVAAARDAIVAAFRREGAVG, encoded by the coding sequence ATGAGCGATGGCACCCGGCTGAGGGCGGCGATAGTCGGGGCTGGTCTCATGGGCAAATGGCACGCGGACGCCGTCAGAAAAGTTGGCGGAGTCGTTGCGATCGTGGCCGACAAGGATCCGTCTCGTGCCTACGGTTTCGCCCGGGAGCTTGGCGTCGGCGCGGCATCCACCGGCTCGGTCGGCGCAGCGCTCTCGGGTGACCTCGTGGACGTCGTCCACATCTGCACGCCTCCCTCGGATCATCCCGCGATTGTTCGGTCGGCGCTGGTGGCCGGACTGCACGTCATCTGCGAGAAGCCGCTTGCGGAAACAGCGGCGACTACTGCCGAGCTGCACGCGGAAGCGACAGAGCGAGAGCTGCTGCTTTGTCCGGTCCATCAATATCTGTTTCAGGAGGGCGTGATGCGTCTCACGCGGCGCCTGCCGCAGCTTGGCCGACTCACGTCAGCGGCAGCTTTCATGTCCAGCGCCGGCTCTGACGGAGGCGACGACGCCGCGCGCGACCGACTGGCCATGGACGTCCTGCCGCATCCTCTATCTCTTGTTGGGCGACTGATCCCGGGAAGTCTGGCCAACACGAGCTGGAATGTGACTCGGGCGCAGTCCGGCGAGATGCAGGCGGTCGGCACTCACCAGGGAGCGTCACTCTCGATTCAGATCTCGACTCACAGCCGGCCGCCTGTCAACGCGTTGCGTTTAACCGGTGAGCGGGGAACAGCAAACCTCGACCTGTTTCATGGCTTCGTGTCGTTCGATGATGTAGGAGCTTCACGCTTCGGCAAGATCATCCACCCATTCGCTGCTTCGGGTCAAACTCTGGCTGCGGCAAGCTCGAATCTGCTGCGGCGCGCCTCGCGCCGTGAGCAGGCGTTCCCGGGTCTTCGCGAGCTCATCCGCAGGTTCTACGCGGCCGTGGGGGCGAAGGAAGCGTCGCCCATCGGCTCGACTGAATCAACCGACGTGGCCGCTGCCCGCGACGCGATCGTCGCCGCGTTCCGGCGCGAGGGCGCCGTCGGCTAG
- a CDS encoding glycosyltransferase produces MSVAVVAICGESHLERCLNALSHQHEAPEFDIVIAAAPTLGELGNVRQRFPDAQIRIHEGVTSPVELAAKALAGARGDVILLTEDHCVPDSEWVKSLTRTVQRNGSAVGGAVDPLDPEDMTAFDWAFYYVDFYRYQAPLTAGIADSLSVCNVAYRRSNLESLDEPWDTSFHETRIHTALARQGAPLWMEPRASVRAGRRVHRSDALRERYSFGRYYGCRRIEPPHDGSRLRLLIASPLLPLLLIARMARASARDDRRARRFLRSLPDIAALVLAWSIGEALGYLTRKAPATMEAASERGMAGPQPGD; encoded by the coding sequence GTGTCGGTAGCAGTCGTCGCTATCTGCGGCGAGTCGCATCTGGAACGCTGTCTGAATGCCCTGTCACATCAGCACGAGGCCCCCGAATTCGACATCGTGATCGCTGCCGCGCCGACGCTCGGTGAACTCGGAAACGTGCGACAACGCTTTCCGGATGCGCAAATCAGGATTCATGAAGGCGTGACCTCGCCCGTGGAGCTCGCCGCGAAAGCGCTGGCCGGCGCTCGCGGCGACGTAATCCTCCTCACAGAAGATCATTGCGTTCCCGACAGCGAGTGGGTGAAGAGTCTGACCCGCACGGTACAGCGCAACGGAAGCGCGGTTGGCGGAGCGGTCGATCCGCTGGACCCCGAGGACATGACGGCTTTCGACTGGGCATTTTACTACGTGGATTTCTACAGGTATCAGGCGCCGCTCACGGCGGGAATCGCCGACTCGCTGAGCGTATGCAACGTCGCATACCGACGCAGCAATCTGGAGTCTCTCGATGAGCCTTGGGACACGTCGTTCCACGAGACCCGGATTCATACGGCACTTGCGAGACAGGGCGCTCCACTATGGATGGAGCCGCGTGCGTCTGTTCGAGCCGGACGCAGGGTACATCGCAGCGATGCGCTGCGCGAGCGATACTCGTTCGGACGATATTATGGTTGTCGCAGAATCGAGCCGCCGCACGATGGCAGCCGGCTTCGATTGCTTATCGCCTCACCCTTGCTACCCCTGCTTCTCATTGCACGAATGGCCCGTGCCTCAGCCCGAGATGACAGGAGGGCGCGAAGGTTCCTGCGCTCGCTTCCGGACATTGCCGCTCTGGTGCTCGCATGGTCGATTGGCGAAGCACTCGGATATCTCACTCGGAAAGCTCCCGCGACAATGGAGGCCGCCTCAGAGCGTGGTATGGCCGGGCCGCAACCCGGCGACTGA
- a CDS encoding radical SAM protein, with product MNAAQRVSRHIRLTSDAYLGVETPPFLVLFINSICNMKCEHCFYWTALNKKDDLTRDELFALSRELGPIENLNLSGGEPFLRPEFAEICAQFIRHNGVKQIYVPTNAYFTARAVEQISRTLAEKLLQLFVVEISLDGMPEFHDNFRVTRRSFEKAMETYDALAELQKSDERLRIHCISTATDINMDQIRQLTTFLYERCPQMDHHNLALIRGDRKNPSLKGPLLEQYEELYEYIRRLWAPREEGRYGAIVEPMLQWAKVKTAREDRQVIPCTAGRLAAVVHANGDVAVCEQHAPLGNLRRNTFREIWASEEATRLRQSIANRECHCTTEVFMWPSITYQPAQLARAMVGGRVWRRPRELPVLDRQHIVSRDRSGALR from the coding sequence GTGAACGCCGCGCAGCGGGTTAGCCGCCATATCAGGCTGACGAGCGACGCCTACCTGGGCGTCGAGACGCCGCCGTTTCTCGTGCTGTTCATCAACTCGATCTGCAACATGAAGTGCGAGCATTGCTTCTACTGGACGGCGCTCAACAAGAAGGACGACCTGACGCGTGACGAGCTCTTCGCCTTGTCGCGGGAGCTTGGTCCGATCGAGAATCTCAATCTCTCAGGCGGTGAGCCGTTTCTCCGTCCGGAGTTCGCCGAGATCTGTGCGCAATTCATCCGGCACAACGGAGTCAAGCAGATCTACGTTCCAACGAACGCCTATTTCACCGCGCGCGCAGTAGAACAAATCTCACGCACTCTCGCCGAGAAGTTGCTCCAGCTCTTCGTGGTCGAGATCTCGCTCGACGGAATGCCCGAATTTCACGACAACTTCAGAGTCACCCGCCGCTCGTTCGAGAAGGCCATGGAGACTTACGACGCGCTTGCCGAGCTGCAGAAATCCGACGAGCGACTGCGGATCCATTGCATCTCGACTGCGACCGATATCAATATGGATCAGATCCGTCAGCTGACGACATTTCTTTATGAGCGCTGTCCGCAGATGGATCATCATAACCTCGCCCTCATCCGCGGCGACCGTAAGAATCCTTCGCTGAAGGGGCCGTTGCTCGAGCAATACGAGGAGCTGTACGAGTACATCAGGCGGCTCTGGGCGCCGCGCGAGGAGGGACGCTACGGCGCAATCGTCGAGCCGATGCTTCAGTGGGCCAAGGTGAAGACGGCGAGAGAAGACCGACAGGTAATCCCGTGCACGGCCGGCCGGCTCGCCGCCGTGGTCCATGCCAATGGCGACGTCGCCGTATGCGAGCAACACGCGCCGCTCGGCAATCTGAGGCGAAACACTTTCCGCGAAATCTGGGCATCAGAGGAGGCCACGAGGCTGAGGCAGTCGATCGCCAACAGGGAGTGCCACTGCACCACCGAAGTCTTCATGTGGCCGAGCATCACGTACCAGCCGGCTCAGCTGGCGCGCGCAATGGTGGGTGGCAGGGTTTGGCGGCGCCCGCGGGAGCTGCCGGTTCTCGATAGGCAACACATTGTGAGCCGCGACCGCAGCGGAGCGCTGCGCTGA
- a CDS encoding methyltransferase domain-containing protein has translation MRAGWDVAAGQRRRVSLGGISTRNKGVFALGPHHAVTRWIEALLVCPACHGDVARSADFYRCASCAAAYPIRHGVPDFRLWPDEYVSVADELAKIDRLFAPPAPTFRQLLTRYYDLSPESPRKLNVRYVAAIENSATRDEALLRKLRNAFPDVGRTRFLDLGCGTAALALAASKEFAEVVAVDAALRWLLVARQRLNEAGAPAVGVALICANAEALPFRLATFDAVMADSVLEHVRDSTRMQSETMRVLRGGGAFLFTTNNRFSILPEPHVRILGFGLIPRRWMERMALALRKTPYKARLHSRRELRRLFRDTGRVELPVYEPGELGERNERARRIWEMMRHIPLLRWMMGPIVPQYFISGRKS, from the coding sequence TTGCGTGCAGGATGGGACGTCGCTGCCGGACAACGACGCAGAGTCAGTTTAGGTGGCATCTCCACCAGGAACAAGGGAGTATTTGCTCTGGGGCCGCATCACGCCGTAACGAGGTGGATAGAGGCGCTGCTCGTCTGTCCCGCATGCCACGGTGACGTCGCGCGCTCCGCCGATTTCTACCGGTGTGCGTCCTGCGCCGCGGCATATCCCATAAGGCATGGAGTTCCCGATTTCAGGCTCTGGCCCGATGAGTACGTGTCGGTTGCGGACGAGCTGGCGAAGATCGACAGGCTCTTCGCTCCTCCCGCGCCGACCTTTCGTCAGCTTCTCACCAGGTACTACGACCTGTCACCGGAGAGTCCGCGCAAGCTCAACGTCCGTTACGTCGCCGCCATCGAGAACAGTGCCACAAGAGATGAGGCGCTTCTCCGAAAGCTGCGCAACGCATTTCCCGATGTTGGGCGCACGCGTTTTCTCGATCTCGGCTGCGGCACCGCCGCGCTTGCTCTCGCGGCGTCGAAGGAATTCGCCGAAGTGGTGGCTGTCGATGCTGCGCTGCGTTGGCTCCTCGTTGCCCGCCAGCGGCTGAACGAAGCGGGCGCGCCGGCTGTAGGAGTCGCTTTGATCTGCGCGAATGCGGAGGCGCTCCCATTCCGCCTGGCGACTTTCGACGCCGTGATGGCCGACTCGGTGCTCGAGCACGTGCGAGACAGCACACGGATGCAAAGCGAGACGATGCGGGTTCTGCGGGGCGGCGGAGCATTCCTGTTCACAACGAACAACAGATTCAGCATCCTTCCGGAGCCGCACGTTCGTATCCTCGGGTTCGGGCTCATCCCCCGCAGATGGATGGAAAGGATGGCTTTGGCGCTCCGAAAAACCCCGTACAAGGCGCGCCTTCACTCCCGGCGCGAGCTGCGTCGACTTTTTCGCGACACCGGGCGGGTGGAGCTGCCCGTTTACGAGCCGGGCGAGCTGGGCGAGCGGAACGAACGGGCTCGACGAATCTGGGAGATGATGCGACACATACCGCTGCTTCGATGGATGATGGGCCCAATCGTACCGCAATACTTCATCAGCGGAAGAAAGAGCTAG